A genomic region of Miscanthus floridulus cultivar M001 chromosome 3, ASM1932011v1, whole genome shotgun sequence contains the following coding sequences:
- the LOC136543249 gene encoding uncharacterized protein, with protein MQRAPVYRHRQAAARDHVCAIGCTALHVYIQRYIHAVPALALQFFYSGNNTSCPLETSNPAACRSKRRKLLNQHRLVWRGAASRHSADLDCGQFDEAFVEALKVSYPGRSYYGPPDQQCCNCRAIFWHAERIGKDSQGSSGSVIYNRCNLEVGTCQPLESRCPKSSVIARI; from the exons ATGCAGAGAGCTCCGGTATACCGACATCGGCAGGCCGCCGCGCGAGACCACGTATGTGCCATCGGCTGTACAGCCCTCCATGTGTACATACAGCGTTATATTCATGCCGTTCCTGCGTTAGCCTTACAATTCTTCTACTCAGGAAATAATACTTCGTGTCCTCTAGAAACATCCAATCCTGCTGCATGTAGGAGCAAAAGAAGGAAACTGTTAAACCAACATCGCCTTGTCTGGAGAG GTGCTGCATCTAGGCACAGTGCTGATCTAGACTGTGGCCAGTTTGATGAGGCCTTCGTAGAAGCCCTCAAAG TTTCATATCCTGGAAGATCATATTATGGTCCACCTGATCAGCAATGCTGCAACTGCCGAGCCATTTTTTGGCACGCTGAAAGGATTGGCAAGGACTCCCAGGGTTCTTCGGGCTCAGTTATCTACAACAG GTGCAACTTGGAAGTTGGAACCTGTCAACCTCTGGAATCCAGGTGTCCTAAATCTAGCGTGATTGCTCGTATTTAG